The Gossypium hirsutum isolate 1008001.06 chromosome D06, Gossypium_hirsutum_v2.1, whole genome shotgun sequence genome contains the following window.
taacaataattaaaaactCTCCAACTAATTGGAGATGTGAAAGAGAATATGCCATTGCCATTATCAACTGCTTCTACATGcatcctttcttttttctcttcagGTACCCTCCCTATCTCTAttgaactttttattttaaaattttcaaatgatcaAAGACCCTTTGGTTGTTttctggtttttttttgtttttgtttctgatTGTTATCGAATGATTTAAATGTTTTGTaataatgaattattattattatttttatttttaatataatttgaagCGAAAACGAAAAACCCTAGTGGCATTTTTTATCGCAGAGGAACATAGGAAATAGTTAGGCAactagaattttaattttgggtttacgttaattaatgattttaaagtaGAAGATTACAGTTTTAACTTTATAATCAATGTGGTTTTTGCGTGTTGGTTTAGTTagccccttttttctttttatagaaCATTTTAGCTTGATGGAAATGGTTCATTTGATTTTGTTGGATCGTTAGATTGTTTATACTTTGGAAACTAAAAATTTCTTATTAAAATCTAGTAGTCTTTTCTGTTTTTGTTACATATTctaatttagaaattcactaaattttatgttttttttttccttccagTTTAAGGCTTTATACAGTATTGTTATCAGGAATCTGGAGCAGGTCATGTCCATGGTTTTCAACTTCCTTTGTGGGGGAAATGTGGGTGCAATTTGTGAGGCATTGAATTAAGCTAAATAGTTCTTGAGAAATGGGTTCTGATAAGCGTTCAGCTGGATTGTTACCCAGAATGGAGAGGGTTCGGACGATTTTAACGCATAAATACCGTTATCCGCATGAACATTCACGTCATGCAATAATTGCAGTAGTTGTGGGTTGTTTGTTCTTTATCTCATCAGATAACATGCATACTTTGATAGAAAAGTTGGATAATAATATCAAATGGTGGTCTATGTATGGCTGTTTACTTggattcttttatttcttttcgtctCCGTTTATTGGGAAGACTATCAAGCCAAGTTATTCAAATTTCAGTCGATGGTGAGTGTTCTAATCTGATGCCTTCATTAATCATGTTGCAAATTGATATTCAGTTGGATGATAATGAGCAGCCATGGCTTATTTGTGGCTTCATATAACTTAAATTCACAGGTACATAGCGTGGATTTTAGTTGCAGCCGTGTATCATCTTCCGAGTTTTCAGTCAATGGGAGTGGACATGAGGATGAATTTGTCTTTGTTTTTGTCAATATATCTCTCTTCTATTCTCTTTCTCCTTGTCTTCCACATTATATTCTTTGGTCTGTGGTATCTTGGTCTTATTTCTCGTGTGGCTGGAAGGAGGCCAGAAATTTTGACTGTTGTCCAGAATTGCGCTGTAAGTGTTGAAGATGCAAATGatggttttttttctttagaCAGCAGATTTTACCTTTCGTGTGATGCTGTTGCTTATAGGTATTTTCTTCTCTTGCCCTTTGTAGGTTATTAGTATAGCCTGCTGTGTATTTTATAGTCATTGCGGCAACCGTGCAATGTTAAAGCAGAAACCTTCTGTAAGAAAAAATTCTATTTGGTTTTGGGAAAAAGGTGAGAGAAACACATGGCTTGCAAATTTTCTTCGTATGAACGAGTTGAAAGACCAAGTCTGCTCATCTTGGTTTGCTCCAGTTGGCTCTGCAAGTGATTATCCACTTTTGTCGAAGTGGGTTATTTATGGTGAGGTATGGCTCTTACTGAATACAAGATTTATATTGTCTGTATCACTCTATGGGTATTCTTATGGtgtgttttgttgtttttaatcCTTACATATTTTTCTCTTGATATTTTATTTGCAGATAGCTTGCAGTGGTTCATGTTCCGGTCCTTCAGATGAAATTTCTCCTATATACTCACTGTGGGCTACATTTATTGGCCTTTACATTGCCAATTATGTAGTGGAAAGGTCAACAGGGTGGGTAGCAGTATATTAGCTTGTTCCAAAATGTGTGAACCATTTGTATTTGTTGCATGTTCTTGAATGAGAATTGTAATATATCTTGCATGAGATCCACTGTTTAGATTACTAGGTATTCTTGCATTGAGGTTCATTTTCATAGCAGTGGCACTGGACAGTGAACATTGAGGTACACTTTGTTTCTACATGCCTTGATCTTTACTCTTTATCTTAAATTTTTGTTGTTCTACATCAAATTCAGGTGGGCTCTTACTCACCCTTTGTCTGTTGAAGAATATGAGAAGCTGAAAAAGAATCAGATGAAACCAGATTTCTTAGATATGGTTCCTTGGTATTCagggtaaatatttaatatttctttgtCTTTTACCTTTTGCTTCACCATGTGGTAGGAGTGAAAAGGTTTCAATCTTTTTAACTTTAGTATGCTTATCACAAACTTTGCAGAACATCAGCTGACTTGTTCAAGACTGTTTTTGACCTCTTAGTATCAGTAACTGTGTTTGTTGGCCGGTTTGACATGCGCATGATGCAGGTGgagttttaaaatttgataatttatgcattgatatattttccttttttgttttgtaAGGATAAATCTCCTGATAAATATTCCATCAACAAATGACTTTCTATCCCCCTTTATGCCTTTTGTCAGGCCTCAATGAGCAGGGTCCATGAAGGAGCTCAACAGTATGATCTTTTTTATGATCATTTGAGTGAAAGGGAGGATCTATGGTTTGATTTCATGGCTGATACTGGTGATGGTGGAAACTCGTCATATGCTGTGGCTCGGCTACTTGCTCAACCTTCCATACAGCTTACTAAAGATGATTCTCTACTTACGCTGCCACGCGGGGACCTGCTACTTATTGGAGGAGATCTTGCGTAAGTTAGTACTTTCATATTGATTGTTTATTATTCGTGAAGCTAGAACCTTTAACATAGCTGTTTGaatttttggttgatgatttggtcATAAAGTACTCTCATAATACTAGTTATCGCTCATAACCTGGTTGCCTGTAGGTATCCTAATCCATCAAGGTTTACGTATGAAAGGCGCCTCTTTTGTCCTTTTCAATATGCTCTCCAGCCTCCACCTTGGTACAAACCTGATCACATTGCTGTAAACAAGCCCGAATTACCTGAAGAGGTTTCTGAACTCAAGGAATACAATGGACCCCAGTGTTTTATCATTCCTGGAAATCATGGTAGGTCGTACTTTTTAACGCAAAATTTATCTTCAGTGATCTATTTTTCTCATGTAAGAAAAATTCAAAGAATTTGTTTTCATGTATTTGTTAATAAAAAAGTTCACTATTATTATTGCTATCTAAAGATTCAACTTAGTGCAATGGAATTATACTTCTGACTTTACAGATTGGTTCGATGGACTTAATACTTTTATGAGGTATATATGCCACAAGAGCTGGTTGGGTGGCTGGTTTATGCCACAAAAGAAGAGTTACTTTGCTTTGCAGCTCCCAAAAAGATGGTGGGTATTTGGTCTCGATTTATCACTCCATGCCGACATTGATGTATACCAGTTCCAGTTCTTTTCTGAATTAGTAAAGACCAAGGTATCGTTACTTCTAAGATCTATCCCTTTCTGTTATGTTTGCTACGAGAAAATACACTGTAGAAGTACTATGGAAGCCCTTGTAGTagaagttagattgcattttgccccctatACTCAAAAActgggcaaattagtccctttacattagatcaaagagcaaattggtcctttcAGTTAAATATTTCATCCAtctttactattaaaaactggcgTGGTTGATAGAAAAATCACAGTGCCACGTGTATCTTATGTTGACGTATAAGAATCATTTTTTAACGACAAAAATTGTCAAGACTTGTTAACAGAAagatcagtttgctctttgatttaatgtataaggtctaatttgcccatttttttagtaaagtgagtaaaatgcaatccaactcctaGTAAAAGGgcttccatggtacttttacttaAAGTACACGTAAGTGAAGGAGGGAGTGTATTTTAACCTAATGGAAGACTCATCTATCTTTTATGGTTTCATagtaatgtcatgcattaatgcATTCCAAAGATTTCACATTGCTATAACTCTAGTTTTCTTTCCGAGTCCTGTATGATGCATTTTGATTTTGATGCCTAAGGCATAAGGCATACTGCGATTCATGTGTTATGCTGGTTGAACCCTACATTTTCCTTTCAGGTTGGTGAAAATGATTCTGTGATCATTATGACCCATGAACCACACTGGCTTCTTGATTGGTACTGGAATAATGTTTCGGGCGAGAATGTCTCACACCTGATATGTGATTACTTAAAAGGAAGGTGTAAACTTCGAATTGCTGGTGACCTGCATCATTATATGCGTCATTCATGTGTTCCTTCAGAAGGTCCAGTTCATGTGCAGCATCTTCTTGTAAATGGGTGCGGAGGTGCATTTTTACACCCCACTCACGTGTTTAGTAATTTTAGCCAATTTTATGGGAAAACATACGAGTGCAAAGCTGCTTATCCTTCTTTTGATGATTCAAGCAGGGtacttttccatttcttttctatttctttgaaTCCATTTGTCTTGTTCCCTAAGTTCTCACTCAAATTGGGACTGTAACTTGATGCAGATTGCATTGGGAAATATCTTGAAGTTCCGTAAGATGAACTGGCAGTTTGATTTCATTGGTGGTATTATATACTTCATATTggttttttctatatttccacaGGTATATTTCTTTTAAATCCTTTGAAGTTCGTTTTGTTTGACTCGGTTTTTCTAACTTTAACTCTCATTGAACCTAAAATGACCTGATTATTGGCTGTGATCCCCTTCTCTCTCTTAGAAAGTTTCATGTAATACTGTAATGTTCTACCGACTAATCTGTTTCCCTCTTTTTCTAGTGTCAGCTCGATCACATATTGCAAGATGATTCATTTTCTGGTCATCTTAGGAGTTTCTTTGGCACGGTGTGGAATTCTTTTGTATACATGCTGGAACATTCTTTTGTATCGTTGGCTGGTGTGGTGCTATTGTTGATGTTGGCATTCACATTTGTTCCTTCCAAGTTGGCTCTCAAGAAACGTGCAATAATTGGAATTCTTCATGTTTCTGCACATCTAGCTTCAGCCGTTATTCTCATGCTGCTCTTGGAACTAGGTCTGGAGACATGTATCCGGCATAAACTGCTAGCTACTTCTGGTGAGTTACATTCTAATCACCTGTTCTGCTACCGTAGGATTGTTAATACGTGATAGTTTCGTGATGACTGTATTCATGCTGACTTTTTAATTGAAGTTAATGACGATTAGTTACTGTGTTCAGGTTACCACTCTTTGTACCAATGGTACCAATCGGTGGAAACTGAACATTTTCCAGATCCTACTGGTCTTCGAGCACGTATAGAGCAATGGACATTTGGCCTTTATCCAGCATGTATCAAATATCTTATGTCTGCATTTGATGTTCCTGAGGTAAGAAACCTCTCCTTGTTTGGGAAATGTGATAACTTTCGCGATAAAAGTACCATGAGGCCCttgtattaagagttagattgcattttgccccctctactcaa
Protein-coding sequences here:
- the LOC107935604 gene encoding uncharacterized protein translates to MGSDKRSAGLLPRMERVRTILTHKYRYPHEHSRHAIIAVVVGCLFFISSDNMHTLIEKLDNNIKWWSMYGCLLGFFYFFSSPFIGKTIKPSYSNFSRWYIAWILVAAVYHLPSFQSMGVDMRMNLSLFLSIYLSSILFLLVFHIIFFGLWYLGLISRVAGRRPEILTVVQNCAVISIACCVFYSHCGNRAMLKQKPSVRKNSIWFWEKGERNTWLANFLRMNELKDQVCSSWFAPVGSASDYPLLSKWVIYGEIACSGSCSGPSDEISPIYSLWATFIGLYIANYVVERSTGWALTHPLSVEEYEKLKKNQMKPDFLDMVPWYSGTSADLFKTVFDLLVSVTVFVGRFDMRMMQASMSRVHEGAQQYDLFYDHLSEREDLWFDFMADTGDGGNSSYAVARLLAQPSIQLTKDDSLLTLPRGDLLLIGGDLAYPNPSRFTYERRLFCPFQYALQPPPWYKPDHIAVNKPELPEEVSELKEYNGPQCFIIPGNHDWFDGLNTFMRYICHKSWLGGWFMPQKKSYFALQLPKRWWVFGLDLSLHADIDVYQFQFFSELVKTKVGENDSVIIMTHEPHWLLDWYWNNVSGENVSHLICDYLKGRCKLRIAGDLHHYMRHSCVPSEGPVHVQHLLVNGCGGAFLHPTHVFSNFSQFYGKTYECKAAYPSFDDSSRIALGNILKFRKMNWQFDFIGGIIYFILVFSIFPQCQLDHILQDDSFSGHLRSFFGTVWNSFVYMLEHSFVSLAGVVLLLMLAFTFVPSKLALKKRAIIGILHVSAHLASAVILMLLLELGLETCIRHKLLATSGYHSLYQWYQSVETEHFPDPTGLRARIEQWTFGLYPACIKYLMSAFDVPEVIAVTRSNICKYGIQSLSRGGAIIYYASVFLYFWVFSTPVVSLVFGSYLYICINWLHIHFDEAFSSLRIANYKSFTRFHINCDGDLEVFTLAIDKVPREWKLDPDWDGEAKQPQQWSHRIKHPSKWSACVSHQDPLNTVRIVDRFIIKQTDNQDFASSNGSINS